Below is a genomic region from Halanaerobiaceae bacterium ANBcell28.
AAGCTTATAAATATCCTGAATATGAAACCCCTGTTAAAATAGGCAAAAAGGTTGCAGTAATTGGCGGTGGTAATGTAGCTATGGATTCTGCCAGAACAGCTCTAAGACTAGGAGCAGATAAAGTATATGTTATCTATAGACGTACAGAAGATCAAATGCCTGCAAGAAATGAAGAGATTGAACATGCAAAAGAAGAAGGAGTTATCTTTAAAGAATTAAATAACCCAATTGCATTTCATGGTAATGAAGGGCGTATCAAAAAAATGGAGTGTCTCAAAATGAGCCTAGGTGAAAAAGACAAGTCTGGAAGACCTCGTCCAGTTCCAATTGAAAATTCTAATTGGATGCTAGAAGTAGATAGTGTAATAATAGCAATTGGTCAAAGTCCAAATCCTTTACTGACAGCTAATACAAATGAACTAAAAACTCAAGCATGGGGTGGTATTATCGTAAATGACGACCTTTCTACTTCTATTGACGGTGTCTTTGCAGGTGGAGATACTGTTACAGGAGCAGCTACAGTTATCAAAGCTATGGGAGCTGGAAAACAAGCTGCTAAAGCCATGATTGAATATATTGAAGAAAAAGAATAATAAGCAAGATAAAATTCTTGCAAATATGAGTTGCTAAAATATTATCTACCACTACAACCCTCTGATGGCAAAAATTATTAACATAATAACTTGCCTTAAATGAAAGAATAAGATTGTAAGATAAAAATATAGTAGTAATCTAGTAAGCTAAAGCTACTTAGCACTAAGTAAGCTATAGTTACTGGCTATCTACAGAAAAGGAGGGTTGCTGTGAGTAGAAATAAAAATAGAAATCAAAGAAGAAATCTTGAACAAAATGATAATGAGTATGTAAACGAGGACTTACTAGTAAGAGCACCAGCATTAAATCCTGATGATGTTGAAATAGGAGACGAACTATCTCCAGAAGACCGTTTAACAGCTAGAAATGCTAATAGAAACAATAGGAATAATAATAGGAATAATAAAAATAATCTTAATAACAGAAATAACAACAATAATAATCAATAATAATTTATAAATAATAACCTAATCATTTCTTAAGTATAAAAGCACCCTATAATTTTCCATATTATAGGGTACTTTTAATATAATATTTAGTTTTACACAGGTTTTACACAAGTTATACACATTTTTTTACATAAATGTGTATAACTTGTGGATAAGTCATTGCTAATTTGTGGACTAATCTTAGATTACTTAAATTTCACCTTTATATGCTTTAATATACAAGTCTTTTAGTTCACTAATTAGTGGATATCTAGGGTTTGCACCTGTGCATTGGTCATCAAAAGCCAGCTCAGATATCTTATCTAATTTAGCATAGAATTTCTCTTCTACAACCCCTGCAGCTTTGACAGTAGTCGGTATATTCAATTCTTTTTTCAAGTTTTCTATAGCGTCAATCAATAGATCTACCTTCTCATCTTCACTTGATCCACCTAATTGTAAGTGATCTGCTATCTTAGCATAATTTGTTTTAGCTAATGGATATTTATATTGTGGAAAAGCAGTTTGCTTTAATGGTACATTACTAGCGTTATACTTGATAACCTGGCTAATTAATAAAGCATTTGCTAAACCATGCGGTATATCGAAATTTGATCCTAATTTATGTGCCATGGAGTGACAGATTCCTAAGAAAGCATTTGCGAAAGCCATACCAGCAGTTGTAGCTGCATAATGTATCTTTTCTTTAGCTTTTCTATCATCTGCTCCATTTTTATAAGAATCAGGTAAATATTTAAATACTAATCTAATAGCTTCTAGAGCTAGACCTTTTGTATATTCATTAGAGAATACTGAAACATAAGCCTCTATAGCATGAACCAGTGTATCAAGACCTGAATAAGCAGTTAGGCTAGCAGGCATTGATAAAACTAAGTCTGGGTCACAAATTGCCATATCTGGTGTTAATTCGTAATCTGCAATAGGATATTTAATACCTGTTTTATCATCTGTTACAACTGCAAATGGTGTAACTTCAGAACCAGTTCCAGATGTAGTAGGTATAGCTACAAAAGAAGCTTTTTCACCTAGTTCAGGGAATTTATATATTCTTTTCCTTATATCCATAAATGTCATTGACAATTCTTTAAATTCAGCTTCCGGATGTTCATACATCAACCAGGCAATTTTCGCTGCATCCATTGGTGAACCTCCACCAAGAGCAATTATTACATCTGGCTGAAATACCTTCATTTGTTTAACAGCTTTATTTACTGTAGATATTGTTGGATCTGGTTCAACTTCAGAGAATATCTTATAATCCACTCCAATTGTATCTAATTCATTAGTGACTTTATCAGTATAACCCAAATCATATAAAGGCTTATCTGTCATTATAAAAGCTTTCTTCTTGCCAGATAGTTCCTGTAACGCAATTGGTAAGGATCCATATTTAAAGTAAATTTTCTCAGGTACTCTAAACCACAACATGTTCTCTTTTCTTTCTGCAATTGTTTTTATATTCATTAAATGTTTAACACCCACATTCTCACTAACTGAATTTCCACCCCAAGATCCACAACCAAGAGTTAAGGATGGCTCTAATTTAAAGTTATATATATCACCAATAGCACCTTGTGATGATGGCATATTTACTAATATTCTACCTGTCTTCATCTTTGCACCAAAGTATTCTTTACGATCTGTATTAATTTGATCTGTATATAACACTGAAGTATGTCCTATACCACCAAAACGTACTAGCTCAACTGCTGTATCTATAGCTTCTTCAAAATCTTTCGCTTTATACATAGCCAGTGTCGGTGATAGTTTTTCATATGAGAATGGCTCATTTACACCAACCTCACTCACTTCAGCAATTAAAATCTTTGTATTTTCAGGTACATTTACTCCTGCTAGTTCTGCAATATGACTAGCTGGTTTCCCTA
It encodes:
- the adhE gene encoding bifunctional acetaldehyde-CoA/alcohol dehydrogenase, with product MEIIRVTNVEEFEELVAKVKAAQARYASYSQEEVDEIFRRAAIAANDQRISLAKLAVQETGMGVVEDKVIKNHFSSEFIYNKYRDEQTCGVVEEDLSYGIKKIAEPIGILAGIVPVTNPTSTTVFKSLLALKTRNAIVFSPHPSAKKCTMEAAKIVLEAAVEAGAPENIIGWIDEPSIELSQMLMQHNDINLILATGGPGMVKAAYSSGKPAIGVGAGNTPAVIDETAHIKMAVSSILMSKTFDNGVICASEQSVTVLEEVYEDVKKEFIDRGAYILSDEERAKVSEVIIVDGHINAKIVGKPASHIAELAGVNVPENTKILIAEVSEVGVNEPFSYEKLSPTLAMYKAKDFEEAIDTAVELVRFGGIGHTSVLYTDQINTDRKEYFGAKMKTGRILVNMPSSQGAIGDIYNFKLEPSLTLGCGSWGGNSVSENVGVKHLMNIKTIAERKENMLWFRVPEKIYFKYGSLPIALQELSGKKKAFIMTDKPLYDLGYTDKVTNELDTIGVDYKIFSEVEPDPTISTVNKAVKQMKVFQPDVIIALGGGSPMDAAKIAWLMYEHPEAEFKELSMTFMDIRKRIYKFPELGEKASFVAIPTTSGTGSEVTPFAVVTDDKTGIKYPIADYELTPDMAICDPDLVLSMPASLTAYSGLDTLVHAIEAYVSVFSNEYTKGLALEAIRLVFKYLPDSYKNGADDRKAKEKIHYAATTAGMAFANAFLGICHSMAHKLGSNFDIPHGLANALLISQVIKYNASNVPLKQTAFPQYKYPLAKTNYAKIADHLQLGGSSEDEKVDLLIDAIENLKKELNIPTTVKAAGVVEEKFYAKLDKISELAFDDQCTGANPRYPLISELKDLYIKAYKGEI